One Candidatus Spechtbacteria bacterium DNA window includes the following coding sequences:
- a CDS encoding ATP-binding protein, with protein sequence MPKDTNQQFENALAQSPEANKQQLQTLRDIIAPAALEINASFIKLGDSYARTLFVFSYPRFLTTNWFSPIINMGNAVDVSMFIHPLSTEQILKTLERQITSVEADLMERSEKGLIRDPILDAAYQNIEELRDKLQQAEEKMFKFGLYITIYATSEKGLEQIESEVRAVLESRMVYMKPALYQQTAGFNSSLPVLFDELLIYSSLNTSPLSSIFPFVSFDLTADKGILYGINRHNSSLILFDRFSLENANAVVFGKSGAGKSYAIKLEILRSLMFGDDVLVIDPENEYQYLAETVGGSFFKLSLTSEHHINPFDLPPVGTDENASDVLRSTVVTLMGLVKVMLGTMTPEEESLLDQAITQTYASRDITPERENFEGIVPPRMGDLYTVLQNIEGAESLALRLQPYVEGIYAGFLNQPTNINLDSQLVVFNIRDMEDELRPVAMFLILHYIWDTIRRTLKKRVLIIDEAWWMMQHENSAAFLYAIAKRCRKYYMGLTTISQDVSDFMVSNYGKPIVTNSSLQLLLKQSPASIDVVQNTFHLTDEEKYLLLEGAVGEGLFFAGTKHVAIKVIASYTEDQIITSDPVQLLQIEKAREELENEPAEEVAQ encoded by the coding sequence ATGCCAAAAGATACCAATCAACAATTTGAAAACGCGCTTGCGCAGAGCCCAGAGGCTAACAAACAGCAACTGCAAACTCTGCGCGATATTATAGCGCCTGCCGCGCTTGAAATTAACGCCTCTTTCATAAAACTCGGCGACAGCTACGCGAGAACGCTTTTTGTATTCAGCTATCCTCGTTTTTTAACCACTAACTGGTTCTCGCCGATAATAAACATGGGTAATGCAGTGGATGTTTCAATGTTTATCCACCCATTGTCCACAGAACAGATATTAAAAACCCTTGAGCGGCAGATTACTTCGGTTGAAGCAGACCTGATGGAGCGTTCGGAAAAAGGCCTGATACGCGACCCTATCCTTGATGCCGCCTACCAAAATATTGAAGAACTGCGCGATAAGCTTCAACAAGCGGAAGAAAAAATGTTTAAGTTTGGCTTATACATTACTATTTATGCCACTTCAGAAAAAGGACTTGAGCAGATAGAGTCTGAGGTTCGCGCGGTGCTTGAAAGCCGCATGGTGTACATGAAACCCGCTCTTTATCAGCAAACAGCTGGATTCAATTCCTCTCTGCCGGTTCTGTTTGATGAGCTTCTTATATATAGCAGCTTAAATACCAGCCCGCTTTCATCAATATTTCCCTTTGTTTCTTTTGATTTAACGGCAGACAAGGGTATATTGTATGGCATTAATCGCCACAACTCCAGTTTAATTCTTTTTGATAGATTCTCTTTGGAGAACGCCAACGCTGTAGTTTTTGGAAAATCTGGTGCTGGAAAAAGCTATGCTATTAAGCTAGAAATATTGCGCTCCTTAATGTTTGGCGACGACGTACTGGTAATTGACCCTGAAAACGAATACCAATATCTTGCAGAAACTGTCGGCGGGTCGTTTTTCAAACTCTCGCTAACGTCCGAACATCATATTAATCCTTTTGACCTGCCACCGGTTGGTACCGATGAAAATGCGTCTGATGTGCTGCGCAGTACCGTCGTAACCCTAATGGGCCTGGTGAAAGTTATGCTAGGAACCATGACACCAGAAGAAGAATCCTTGCTCGATCAAGCAATAACCCAAACATACGCCTCGCGTGACATAACTCCAGAAAGAGAAAATTTTGAAGGAATAGTACCGCCGCGCATGGGTGATCTTTATACGGTGTTACAAAATATTGAGGGAGCGGAATCGCTTGCTCTGCGCCTACAACCGTATGTGGAAGGAATTTACGCTGGATTCTTGAACCAGCCGACGAATATAAATCTTGATAGCCAGCTTGTGGTATTTAATATCCGCGACATGGAAGACGAACTTCGCCCCGTCGCCATGTTTCTCATTCTGCACTACATTTGGGACACAATTCGCCGAACTCTCAAAAAACGCGTGTTAATTATTGACGAGGCGTGGTGGATGATGCAACACGAAAATAGCGCGGCGTTTCTTTATGCCATCGCCAAGCGCTGCCGCAAATACTACATGGGGCTTACTACTATCAGCCAAGATGTTAGCGATTTTATGGTGTCTAATTACGGTAAACCCATTGTGACTAACTCATCACTACAGCTTTTGCTAAAGCAGTCGCCCGCCTCTATCGATGTTGTGCAAAATACCTTTCACCTCACGGATGAAGAAAAATACTTACTGCTTGAGGGCGCGGTGGGGGAGGGACTCTTCTTTGCAGGCACAAAACATGTGGCAATTAAGGTTATTGCCTCTTACACTGAAGACCAAATAATTACATCTGACCCGGTGCAATTATTGCAGATAGAAAAAGCGAGGGAGGAGTTGGAAAATGAACCCGCAGAAGAAGTTGCACAATAG
- a CDS encoding PrgI family protein, translated as MQQFQVPKFIDLEEKILASLTLPQTLTVVGAGAVIVGLYFILESFLFFPVAIIISIVTLVLAFVRVNEKPFADFFMNFLTFTVSPRVYVWTRAPQKQAETPTKIKKEVGQFARPGASVTREQIQQLAQRIDKK; from the coding sequence ATGCAGCAATTCCAAGTCCCAAAATTCATTGATCTTGAGGAGAAAATTCTCGCATCGCTCACCTTGCCCCAAACACTAACGGTTGTCGGGGCGGGCGCGGTTATTGTCGGCCTATATTTTATACTAGAGTCTTTTCTTTTCTTCCCTGTCGCGATAATTATTTCAATCGTGACTCTTGTGCTTGCTTTTGTACGCGTAAACGAGAAACCCTTTGCTGATTTTTTCATGAATTTCCTTACCTTTACTGTCTCGCCGCGCGTATACGTATGGACTAGAGCGCCGCAAAAACAAGCGGAAACACCGACTAAGATCAAAAAAGAGGTGGGTCAGTTTGCTCGGCCGGGTGCTTCGGTTACTCGAGAACAGATACAACAGTTGGCACAGAGGATAGACAAAAAATAA
- a CDS encoding 16S rRNA (adenine(1518)-N(6)/adenine(1519)-N(6))-dimethyltransferase, producing MLTPSEIKEIYLQHDILMPNKRLGQNFLVNQDILNALIAAAQLDKNDTVLEIGGGLGTVTTEIAKYVGRVVTIEKDRALIPILREQTANYKNIEIIEGDALRIQNTEYRIQDYKLVGTPPYYLTARLFRKFLDEEPIRPSRIAVIIQKEVAQKICAKTPDMNPVRGREGSQRRSTSNGMNLLALSVQLYGNPTIVRIVSKGAFWPQPTVDSALLVVDVYPSPVIAEKDIPLFFKIAKAGFAHPRQQLQKTLSQGLGLPKEKITIWLAQNDIEQTRRPETLSLNEWKTLVNRYPL from the coding sequence ATGCTAACGCCCTCTGAAATCAAAGAAATCTACCTGCAACATGATATTTTAATGCCAAACAAGCGGCTTGGGCAGAATTTTTTGGTTAATCAAGATATTCTTAACGCTCTAATCGCCGCGGCACAGCTAGATAAAAACGATACAGTGCTTGAGATAGGCGGCGGACTAGGCACGGTTACGACAGAAATAGCAAAATACGTTGGCCGCGTCGTGACAATTGAAAAAGATCGCGCATTAATTCCTATTCTGCGCGAGCAAACGGCAAACTATAAGAATATAGAAATTATCGAGGGCGACGCACTGAGAATACAGAATACGGAATACAGAATACAGGACTACAAACTCGTCGGAACGCCTCCTTATTATTTAACAGCCCGTCTATTCCGTAAATTCCTTGATGAAGAGCCGATTCGCCCAAGTCGAATCGCTGTTATTATCCAAAAAGAAGTAGCGCAGAAGATTTGCGCAAAGACCCCAGACATGAATCCCGTTAGAGGTCGCGAGGGCTCACAGCGCCGCTCTACCTCTAACGGGATGAATCTTTTGGCTCTTTCCGTGCAATTATATGGCAACCCTACTATTGTACGCATAGTTTCCAAGGGCGCTTTTTGGCCGCAACCTACAGTTGATTCCGCATTATTAGTTGTGGATGTCTATCCTAGCCCAGTCATAGCAGAAAAAGATATTCCGTTGTTCTTCAAAATCGCCAAAGCTGGGTTTGCACACCCGCGCCAACAGCTACAAAAAACCTTATCGCAAGGGCTCGGCCTGCCAAAAGAAAAAATAACGATATGGCTTGCTCAAAACGATATTGAACAAACTCGCCGTCCCGAAACATTATCGCTTAACGAGTGGAAAACTCTCGTCAATAGATATCCACTGTAA
- a CDS encoding UvrD-helicase domain-containing protein: MENFLDSLNDKQKQAASIINGPLLIIAGPGSGKTKTITHRIAHLIQQGIAPHHILAVTFTNKAAGEMKERVNALLRQNELCIAGAPLWGAPAMGTFHSICAKILRDTGSLLGYTPHFTVYDDDDQLRIIKNAMDRVKLSVKEHPPQKVMDTISRAKDELLGPIEFENIATDYPKNLVAKVYPIYQQTLKDHNAMDFGDLLFQTVLLFERNPDVLERYQNQFQYILVDEYQDTNGAQYKLIRQLAQKHHNVCCVGDDSQSIYSWRGADFRNILRFEKDWSDAKVVILDQNYRSTQIILDAATAVIDRNQYKTKKTLWTNNGEGKKIILKELDNEQEEGGYIIAEIERAVRELRVPLSECAILYRTNAQSRALEEAFLRYDFPYVLIGGVQFYKRKEVKDIISYLRLLANPKDIAALNRIINTPPRGIGKVAREKIGSDKEPTQATRFLEQIETLRGEMQTTPPHLLITKVAKEMGYEKYLRDGTKEGEERWENIGELISAAEFYKDTPPREALTQFLEKVALVQEADGRYNKDRVSLMTLHAAKGLEFSVVFIAGCEEGVFPHSRSATSQSELEEERRLCYVGITRAKQRLYFTFARTRMVFGSVHANPPSSFLFDIPEHLIDFRPIDHIDSGEEEVIEWG, from the coding sequence ATGGAAAATTTCCTGGATTCCCTAAATGACAAACAAAAACAAGCGGCTTCTATTATAAACGGGCCGCTTCTTATTATTGCAGGTCCTGGATCTGGTAAAACCAAAACCATCACGCACCGCATTGCCCATCTTATCCAACAAGGCATTGCCCCGCATCACATTCTAGCGGTGACATTCACCAACAAAGCGGCGGGGGAAATGAAAGAACGGGTGAATGCGCTTTTGCGCCAAAATGAACTTTGCATCGCAGGCGCGCCCCTTTGGGGCGCGCCTGCGATGGGCACATTCCACAGTATCTGCGCTAAAATTCTGCGCGATACCGGCAGTCTACTCGGTTATACGCCGCATTTTACTGTATATGATGATGATGACCAGCTGCGCATTATTAAAAATGCAATGGATCGAGTAAAGCTGTCGGTCAAAGAACATCCGCCTCAAAAAGTTATGGATACCATCAGCCGCGCCAAAGACGAATTGCTGGGGCCTATTGAATTTGAAAATATAGCCACCGATTATCCTAAAAACCTTGTGGCTAAGGTTTATCCTATATATCAACAAACACTCAAAGATCACAATGCCATGGATTTTGGCGACCTCTTGTTTCAGACCGTGCTTTTATTTGAGAGAAACCCCGACGTGCTGGAACGCTACCAAAATCAATTCCAATATATATTAGTAGATGAATACCAAGACACTAACGGCGCGCAGTACAAACTTATCCGCCAGCTAGCACAAAAACACCATAATGTCTGCTGCGTTGGGGATGACAGCCAAAGCATTTATTCTTGGCGTGGAGCCGACTTCCGCAACATTTTGCGCTTTGAAAAAGACTGGTCCGATGCCAAAGTGGTTATTCTCGACCAAAACTACCGCTCAACCCAAATTATTCTTGATGCCGCAACCGCAGTAATTGATCGCAACCAATACAAAACAAAAAAAACTCTTTGGACAAACAATGGCGAAGGAAAAAAAATTATTCTAAAAGAGTTGGACAATGAACAAGAAGAGGGGGGGTATATAATCGCAGAGATTGAACGTGCCGTGCGCGAACTGCGTGTACCGCTATCTGAATGCGCAATACTATATCGAACAAACGCCCAATCGCGCGCCCTGGAAGAGGCATTTTTGCGATACGATTTTCCTTATGTGCTAATAGGCGGCGTGCAGTTCTACAAGCGCAAAGAGGTTAAAGATATAATCTCGTATTTGCGGTTACTGGCTAATCCTAAAGACATTGCCGCGTTGAACCGTATTATAAACACACCTCCTCGCGGCATTGGCAAGGTAGCGCGGGAAAAAATTGGTTCAGACAAAGAACCAACGCAAGCAACGCGCTTCTTGGAACAGATAGAAACTCTGCGCGGTGAGATGCAAACAACACCACCACATCTTTTAATTACAAAGGTGGCAAAGGAAATGGGTTATGAAAAGTATCTACGTGATGGTACTAAAGAGGGGGAAGAGCGCTGGGAGAACATAGGCGAACTCATCAGCGCGGCTGAATTCTACAAAGACACGCCGCCCCGAGAGGCATTAACCCAGTTTCTAGAAAAAGTGGCTCTGGTGCAGGAGGCGGATGGTCGCTATAACAAGGATCGCGTTTCTCTTATGACGCTTCACGCCGCCAAGGGCCTTGAATTTTCCGTAGTGTTTATCGCCGGCTGCGAGGAGGGAGTTTTCCCGCACAGCCGCAGCGCTACTTCACAATCAGAGCTTGAAGAAGAACGCCGTCTCTGCTATGTAGGCATTACACGCGCCAAACAGCGCCTGTACTTCACCTTTGCCCGTACCCGCATGGTGTTTGGCTCGGTGCACGCTAACCCGCCGTCGTCTTTCTTGTTTGATATACCGGAACACCTCATCGACTTTCGCCCAATTGACCATATCGATAGTGGGGAAGAGGAGGTGATTGAGTGGGGATAA
- a CDS encoding peptidoglycan DD-metalloendopeptidase family protein, whose protein sequence is MGARGFSRPIRKTIQHSVSADAPRGAAVSALQSVQAVTTKGIASRVENYITIPHKELPRFFPNTLKGMILTTAHRFLRFVAYNAAWSGIGAIVLVVGVGNVIQPQFPVDFGFIRDVGQENFVQEVEAMPKMTVVTPILTPSLFFVSGYNSVPGADIEASIYRGVGGPADNEIFISIEDATVVASSSPLTIAASANQRKKIEKYIVQDGDTPSSIAAAFGITTNTLLWANSLRDGDYIRQGQELSILPVSGVSYQVKSGDTLLSISKQFNGNASAVIAYNKLASSGDLSAGETIIIPDGEMPKRQYALASSRVYTYGGQDLGGYFLKPAAGYISQGLHPNNAVDIANACWTPVYAAAEGTVVIADSYGWNGGYGQYVRIRHPNGVETVYSHAIKLVVSAGQKVTRGQLIEYMGETGRATGCHVHWEVYGAKNPLR, encoded by the coding sequence ATGGGCGCAAGAGGATTTTCAAGGCCTATTCGCAAAACCATACAACATTCTGTGTCCGCGGACGCCCCTAGGGGAGCAGCAGTAAGCGCGCTACAAAGCGTGCAAGCTGTTACCACCAAGGGGATCGCATCGCGGGTAGAGAACTACATAACCATTCCACATAAAGAGTTGCCACGTTTTTTCCCAAACACTCTTAAAGGAATGATTCTTACCACAGCGCATCGTTTTTTGCGCTTTGTTGCGTATAATGCGGCGTGGTCAGGAATTGGCGCCATTGTGCTTGTTGTGGGTGTTGGTAACGTCATACAGCCGCAGTTTCCAGTAGATTTTGGATTTATTCGTGATGTTGGTCAAGAAAATTTTGTTCAAGAGGTAGAAGCCATGCCCAAGATGACCGTGGTAACACCCATACTTACGCCAAGTTTGTTTTTTGTGAGCGGATATAATTCCGTGCCCGGCGCAGATATAGAGGCTTCTATATACAGGGGCGTAGGCGGACCAGCGGATAATGAAATATTTATTTCAATAGAAGATGCCACGGTGGTTGCCTCCTCTTCTCCGCTTACCATTGCAGCATCGGCAAATCAACGTAAGAAAATTGAAAAATACATTGTGCAAGATGGCGATACGCCCTCTAGTATTGCGGCAGCTTTCGGTATTACCACAAATACGCTTCTATGGGCAAATAGTTTAAGGGATGGCGATTATATTCGCCAAGGGCAGGAACTTAGTATATTGCCTGTGTCGGGCGTAAGCTACCAAGTGAAGAGTGGTGATACTCTTTTATCTATATCAAAGCAATTTAATGGTAACGCAAGCGCAGTTATTGCGTATAATAAACTTGCCTCAAGTGGCGACTTGAGCGCTGGTGAAACTATTATTATTCCCGATGGAGAGATGCCTAAACGTCAATATGCTTTGGCGTCTTCGCGAGTATATACTTATGGAGGGCAAGATTTGGGCGGTTACTTTTTAAAGCCAGCCGCGGGCTATATTAGTCAAGGGCTTCATCCTAATAATGCCGTTGATATCGCAAATGCTTGCTGGACTCCTGTTTATGCTGCTGCAGAGGGTACGGTTGTTATTGCTGATTCTTACGGATGGAATGGTGGATATGGGCAATATGTTCGCATTCGTCATCCCAACGGAGTTGAAACAGTTTATTCTCATGCTATTAAGTTAGTAGTATCAGCCGGTCAAAAAGTTACGCGCGGGCAACTTATTGAATATATGGGTGAAACGGGTCGCGCCACGGGATGCCATGTGCACTGGGAAGTTTATGGAGCAAAAAACCCCTTAAGATAA
- a CDS encoding YifB family Mg chelatase-like AAA ATPase, translating into MPATILSATIDGLHSRLIHTEVDVHVGLHAFHIVGLADKAVEEAKERMSSALKNSKFKPPRSFNKRTIINLAPADIKKQGTHFDLPMALGFLVSSKQIKPIDANTLIMGELGLDGTLRPVRGALSMALCARQKKIARLIVPRENAAEASLVGNMVVEAPSNLNECIRLLEHNEHFTPPQNIAPKQSYQQSLPDIGQIQGQHQAKRAIEIAAAGSHNVLMQGPPGSGKTLLARAMAGILPAMSREEQLEVTQITSIKGELNPDSPLVYDRPFRSPHHSSSEVALLGGGSNLLPGEITMAHRGVLFLDEFPEFHRDVLESLRQPLESRKITVARSKGTIHYPASFTLVAAANPCPCGYRNDDKHPCVCSPSQIMMYQRKLSGPIADRIDIHVWVPSQTYEVLSSTILGESTIIVQTRVNQARNIQNKRFTGLATKTNSEMTLPLIKKYCVLSGDSEHIVERAVNSFGLSARGYHNLLKVARTIADLAASEAILVPHLTEALGYIRKEAETY; encoded by the coding sequence ATGCCCGCAACTATTCTATCCGCAACCATTGATGGGCTTCATTCCCGTCTTATTCATACGGAGGTCGACGTTCACGTCGGCCTCCATGCTTTTCATATCGTTGGCCTCGCCGATAAAGCGGTAGAAGAAGCAAAAGAACGAATGTCTTCCGCCTTAAAAAACAGTAAGTTTAAACCGCCTCGCAGTTTTAATAAACGCACTATTATCAACCTTGCGCCTGCTGATATAAAGAAACAGGGGACACATTTTGATTTACCAATGGCTTTAGGATTTCTTGTGTCGTCTAAACAAATAAAACCTATTGATGCAAACACATTAATAATGGGCGAGCTTGGTCTAGACGGCACATTACGCCCTGTACGCGGCGCGTTGTCTATGGCCCTCTGCGCTAGACAAAAGAAAATCGCGCGGCTTATTGTTCCGCGCGAAAACGCCGCCGAGGCATCGCTTGTCGGGAACATGGTTGTTGAAGCTCCCTCAAATCTCAATGAATGTATACGCCTGCTGGAGCATAACGAGCATTTCACGCCGCCACAAAACATCGCGCCCAAACAATCGTATCAGCAATCATTGCCCGACATCGGTCAGATTCAAGGCCAGCATCAAGCAAAACGCGCTATAGAAATCGCGGCAGCTGGTAGCCATAACGTATTAATGCAAGGTCCCCCTGGTTCCGGCAAAACTCTTCTTGCACGCGCCATGGCAGGTATTTTGCCCGCAATGTCACGAGAGGAGCAGCTTGAAGTTACTCAAATTACAAGCATAAAAGGAGAATTAAATCCCGATTCCCCGCTTGTTTACGATCGCCCGTTCCGCTCGCCACATCATTCTTCTTCTGAGGTGGCTTTGCTTGGCGGCGGGTCCAATCTTTTACCTGGCGAAATCACCATGGCCCATCGCGGCGTCTTGTTTCTTGATGAATTCCCTGAATTTCATCGCGATGTGTTAGAAAGTCTCCGTCAACCGCTTGAATCGCGCAAAATAACAGTGGCGCGAAGCAAGGGCACTATACACTATCCCGCTTCCTTTACGCTTGTTGCGGCGGCAAACCCTTGCCCCTGCGGCTATCGCAATGATGACAAACACCCTTGCGTGTGCAGTCCGTCGCAAATTATGATGTATCAACGAAAACTTTCTGGGCCGATTGCCGACCGCATAGATATTCACGTCTGGGTTCCTTCGCAAACATATGAGGTCCTATCCTCAACTATACTTGGTGAATCCACTATTATTGTACAGACTCGAGTAAATCAAGCACGCAACATACAAAACAAGCGCTTTACAGGACTCGCAACAAAAACAAACAGCGAAATGACTCTGCCTTTGATTAAAAAATACTGCGTTCTTAGTGGTGATTCTGAGCACATTGTTGAACGCGCGGTAAACTCTTTTGGCCTTTCCGCCCGCGGATATCACAATTTACTCAAAGTTGCGCGAACGATCGCAGACCTTGCCGCGTCAGAAGCAATACTCGTGCCGCATCTTACAGAGGCATTGGGGTATATTAGGAAAGAAGCAGAAACCTACTAA
- a CDS encoding TraR/DksA C4-type zinc finger protein, giving the protein MEILSTKDITELKEKLVGLKASLGKSLESFASQDPNLKGDWDARFPSYDNDASLEEAANEVEEYATNLPIEHSLELRLQAISNALEKIEKGTYGACEHCGKPIDIKRLQAYPEAKFCRDCSARRA; this is encoded by the coding sequence ATGGAAATACTTTCTACTAAAGACATTACGGAATTAAAAGAAAAACTTGTTGGGCTTAAGGCTAGCCTGGGCAAGAGCTTAGAATCTTTTGCATCGCAAGATCCCAACCTAAAAGGGGACTGGGATGCGCGGTTTCCAAGCTACGACAACGATGCCAGCCTTGAAGAGGCGGCGAATGAAGTTGAAGAATACGCGACAAATCTTCCCATTGAGCATAGCCTGGAGTTGCGCCTGCAAGCGATAAGTAACGCGCTAGAAAAAATTGAGAAAGGAACTTATGGCGCTTGCGAGCATTGCGGTAAACCTATTGATATAAAACGATTACAAGCATATCCCGAGGCGAAGTTTTGCCGCGATTGCAGCGCTCGTCGCGCATAA
- a CDS encoding nucleotidyltransferase domain-containing protein, whose amino-acid sequence MDRINLERALLATFTYYKPLHLYALTPLELMRYLTWAPQDKNQQDKHRISLQEIFKTLDGLIAQKKIIESNGYFFLIESPKNSYWQRIRSRKISVEKRRVFQQIARFYPYIPYVRVVTLTGSVVRDSATADSDIDVLIASAPGRVWLTRFLVGMFTWLLGKYRHKTLICDQICLNHYISIDSNNISKASAHLNPQILSTAHIYAAAMPYWGQDNFKKIGETNEWMLQYMPLINNSKIAALGFKPARLLLAIKLTIEFIMNSCGIGVMLEQSARYFQRMRIVHSVNEKQLEPVQMIIDDNTLLFHYPFSRSKLLEEHFYSNQ is encoded by the coding sequence ATGGATAGAATTAACCTCGAAAGAGCGTTGCTTGCGACTTTTACATACTACAAGCCGCTTCATTTATACGCGCTGACTCCGCTTGAGCTGATGCGTTATTTGACTTGGGCGCCACAAGACAAAAATCAACAGGACAAACACAGAATTTCGCTGCAAGAAATCTTTAAAACTCTCGACGGACTTATCGCGCAAAAAAAAATTATAGAATCAAACGGTTATTTCTTTTTAATCGAATCTCCAAAAAATTCTTACTGGCAAAGAATACGCTCGAGAAAAATAAGCGTTGAGAAACGACGTGTATTTCAACAAATTGCGCGTTTCTATCCGTATATTCCTTACGTGCGCGTGGTTACGTTAACCGGCTCTGTTGTGCGTGATAGCGCAACGGCTGATAGCGATATTGATGTTCTTATCGCAAGCGCTCCGGGTCGTGTTTGGCTCACAAGATTTCTTGTGGGAATGTTTACATGGCTGCTTGGCAAATACCGACACAAAACCCTTATTTGTGACCAAATATGCCTTAACCACTATATAAGCATAGATAGCAACAATATTTCTAAAGCTAGCGCGCATCTCAACCCCCAAATACTTTCTACTGCCCATATTTATGCAGCCGCAATGCCATATTGGGGTCAAGATAATTTCAAAAAAATTGGCGAGACAAATGAATGGATGCTTCAATATATGCCCCTAATCAACAACTCTAAAATCGCGGCGCTTGGATTTAAGCCAGCTCGTTTATTACTTGCAATAAAATTGACTATTGAATTTATAATGAACTCATGCGGAATTGGAGTAATGCTTGAACAAAGCGCGCGATACTTCCAAAGGATGCGAATAGTTCACAGTGTCAATGAAAAACAACTGGAGCCGGTACAAATGATTATTGACGACAATACCCTGCTTTTTCATTACCCTTTTTCTCGCAGTAAATTACTAGAAGAGCACTTTTACTCCAACCAATGA